CAGTGACATGTCAGTTCTCCTTGGTGTGTCGTTGGGGTCAAGTTCATGACTGCTCCGCTCGCGGCAGATCGATCGCGGGGAGTTCCTCACTGGCGATGGCCTGGGCCTCGCCGTCGGAGATGCCCAGAAGTCGCAATGCGTGTGCGGTGAAAGTGACTTCGGCCTCGGCGGGCAGCTCGCCCTCGAGGCGTCGGCGCATCAACGCCTCGATGCCGCCGCCGATCATCGTGAAGATGATCTCGAGATCGTCGAAGTGGAAACGTCCAGAGTCGAGACCACGCTGGATGTCCCGGCGTCCGTAGACTCCCACCCCCACGCCACCCACCGAGATCAGGTTCCCCACGCGCAAGGTGAACCAGCCGAGCGTCGGATCCTCGACGCAGGCACGGAGCGTGTGGCGCAGACACGCGGCAATCACTCGGGCGGGGTCGTCAGCCATGGGCTCAGCGAGCACGTCGAGTGCGCGACCGAGCTCGGCGAAGGTCTCCTCAGTGACCGCCCGCAGGCATGCGTCCTTCGAATCGAAGTTGTTGTAGAAGCTGCCCTTCGCAACGTCGGCTGCGTCGGTGATGTCCTGGATGGTGGTGGCGCCCACCCCCTGCGACGCGAACACCTCGCGGGCGGCGGCCAACAGGGCGGCGCGGGTTCGAAGACGCCTTCGCTCACCTCGGTTGGCGGGGTTGGATTCGATCATGGCCCTATGAGTACCCAAAGTTGACTAAATGGTCAATCTTGAATAAAAGGTCATTTTGCGATTTCCTCGAAACTCGCGGCGACACCCCTAACCAACTGGTTTTATGGGGCTTTTCGACGACTCGGAAACGTCTCACCCGCTCGGACTCGCGCCCAGCCACCTCGCGATCTCCAGGGATGTCCAACAACCCATCGTCAGAATGGCCAGGGCCGGACTGGAGGCCTGCTGAGCGATTCTCGCCGTCATGACGTCTACCCACTAACGTACGTACATGACGAAGAGGCTCACACGCTCTGGAAACAGCCTGGCCCTCGTGATCGACCGACCCCTCCTCGAGGCGCTCGAAATCGATGCGGACACGGAGCTCGAACTCTCGACCGATGGTGATGTCCTCGTCGTGACTCCACTACGTGATCCGAAGCGAAGGCGCCGGGTCGGGGAGTTCGTCGCCGTGGCGCATGAGCAGTACGGCGGCGTGTTCCGACGCCTCGGCGAGTGACCGAACCGCTCTTCCTGACCCTCGATGAGATCCTGGGAATCCACGCGGACCAGATCCGACGCTACGGCGGTCATCCCGGCCTGCGGGATACCACCTTGCTGCATTCGGCACTAGCAGGCTGCGGAAGAACGCTGGTGGCGTAGCGGAAACCGGGAGCTCGAGGGGGTTTTCCCGGGAATTGAGCGCGGAATCGGGGTTTCGCCGCCGGTGAGTGTCCGGCTCGTGACCCGCGCGGCGCTCCGTTCGGGCC
The sequence above is a segment of the bacterium genome. Coding sequences within it:
- a CDS encoding TetR/AcrR family transcriptional regulator, with amino-acid sequence MIESNPANRGERRRLRTRAALLAAAREVFASQGVGATTIQDITDAADVAKGSFYNNFDSKDACLRAVTEETFAELGRALDVLAEPMADDPARVIAACLRHTLRACVEDPTLGWFTLRVGNLISVGGVGVGVYGRRDIQRGLDSGRFHFDDLEIIFTMIGGGIEALMRRRLEGELPAEAEVTFTAHALRLLGISDGEAQAIASEELPAIDLPRAEQS
- a CDS encoding AbrB/MazE/SpoVT family DNA-binding domain-containing protein, with amino-acid sequence MTKRLTRSGNSLALVIDRPLLEALEIDADTELELSTDGDVLVVTPLRDPKRRRRVGEFVAVAHEQYGGVFRRLGE